CCCTCGGAGGGGGGGAGAGCGGTTCGTACCGGATCGAAGGGATTGGAAATCATTTTATTCCCGATGTATTTGATGCCGCTCTGGTGGACGAGGTGATCAAGGTTTCCGATGAAGAAGCTTTCGAATACGTAAAGCGGCTCGCCCGAGAGGAAGGGCTATTCGTCGGTTCCTCTTCCGGAGCCAATATGGCGGCTGCGGTTAGGCTGGCGGAACGGGAAGGGATTTCCGGCAATATGGTAACCGTTTTTTCCGACCGGAGCGAACGGTATTTCAGTAAAAACATTTATGGGTGAGGGAGGGGAGGATGATGCAGGATCCTGTTCGTTTCCAAGAGATTTTTAATCAGTGGGCAGAGACCTATGATGAATTCGTGTACAGTAACGAGGGGGAGTATGCAGAAGTTTTCCAAGGATATGACCGCATCCTGGAGAGGACGGTGGAACTTCTCGGGCAAAAGCCGGGAGATACGATTCTGGATATTGGCGCAGGGACGGGAAATCTGGCTTATGTCGCTTGGAAGAAGGGATATCGGGTGATTCCCATCGAACCGAACCAAGCGATGCGGGCAAAGGGAGAGAAGAAGTACCCTGAACTTCCTTTTCAAGATGGGAATTTTTTAGATCTTCCTTTCCCCGATGGGTCCGTTCAGGGAATCATCAGCAGTTATGCTTTTCATCATTTGACGGATGAAGAAAAGGGGGAGGCGATACTTCTCTTTCGCCGGCTCTTGTCCCACGGGGGAAGGGTGGTCATCGCCGATACCATGTACGAACGTGAAGAGGTGAAGGAGAGTCTGCTCAAGGAAGCAAGGGCCAAAGGGTTCAGGAATCTGGCGGAAGATTTGGAGCGGGAGTTTTACTCCACCCATGCGGTCCTTCGTTCTCTTTTCGAACAGGCGGGTTTCTCCGTATCTTTTGAGCCGATGAACCGCTTCGTATGGATATTGCAGGCGGAAAAAAGATGATCCCCATTTGCCTCCCAAATAGGCTTATTTCCCATACACCTTCTAGGCTCTCACACATAACGTGAAAAGAGAAAGCCTAAGGAGGTTATCGTGGTGTCTGACTCGGCATATCGTCAATCCGCTTCGTTTGAACACCGCTTTTGGTTACAGATATTGGG
The DNA window shown above is from Thermicanus aegyptius DSM 12793 and carries:
- a CDS encoding class I SAM-dependent methyltransferase, encoding MQDPVRFQEIFNQWAETYDEFVYSNEGEYAEVFQGYDRILERTVELLGQKPGDTILDIGAGTGNLAYVAWKKGYRVIPIEPNQAMRAKGEKKYPELPFQDGNFLDLPFPDGSVQGIISSYAFHHLTDEEKGEAILLFRRLLSHGGRVVIADTMYEREEVKESLLKEARAKGFRNLAEDLEREFYSTHAVLRSLFEQAGFSVSFEPMNRFVWILQAEKR